A genomic stretch from Caloenas nicobarica isolate bCalNic1 chromosome 3, bCalNic1.hap1, whole genome shotgun sequence includes:
- the NANP gene encoding N-acylneuraminate-9-phosphatase, whose product MGVHGVKAVFFDLDNTLVDTAAAGRRAIEEVINALQSKHRYGEGEARLVCDKVQAKLLKECHDPARMCITDLRISHWEEAIQETMGGEANRDLAAECYFLWKTTRLQHLTLAEDTRAMLTELRRGLRLLLLTNGDKQTQREKIQACGCQPYFDAIVVGGEQKEEKPAPSIFHYCCDLLGVQPVECVMVGDSLDTDIQGGLNAGLKATVWLNKAMTTPVDTSPVPHYIISSVLDLPAVLQKMEHKMNDKLGTDHTAGSNEAH is encoded by the exons ATGGGGGTGCACGGCGTCAAGGCGGTGTTCTTCGACTTGGACAACACGCTCGTCGAcacggcggcggcggggcggcgcgcCATCGAGGAG GTGATAAACGCGCTGCAGTCCAAGCACCGCTACGGTGAGGGCGAAGCCCGCCTCGTTTGCGACAAGGTGCAGGCCAAGCTCCTCAAGGAGTGTCACGATCCCGCCAGGATGTGCATCACCGACCTGCGCATCTCGCACTGGGAGGAGGCGATCCAAGAGACGATGGGGGGCGAGGCCAACCGCGACCTGGCCGCCGAGTGCTACTTCCTGTGGAAAACCACCCGGCTGCAGCACCTCACGCTGGCCGAGGACACGCGGGCCATGCTGACCGAGCTGCGGAGAGGGCTCcgcctgctgctgctcaccaACGGCGACAAGCAGACACAGCGGGAGAAGATCCAGGCGTGCGGCTGCCAGCCCTACTTCGATGCCATCGTTGTGGGAGGAgagcagaaagaagagaagCCGGCGCCATCCATATTTCATTACTGTTGCGATCTCCTGGGGGTGCAGCCCGTGGAGTGTGTTATGGTCGGGGACTCTCTAGATACAGATATTCAAGGCGGCCTGAATGCTGGCTTGAAAGCAACTGTCTGGTTAAACAAAGCAATGACAACCCCAGTAGATACCTCCCCAGTACCTCattatattatttcttctgttctggATCTTCCAGCAGTTTTACAGAAGATGGAGCACAAAATGAATGATAAGTTAGGAACTGACCATACAGCTGGTAGTAATGAAGCACACTGA